In Quercus robur chromosome 11, dhQueRobu3.1, whole genome shotgun sequence, the following proteins share a genomic window:
- the LOC126706538 gene encoding TMV resistance protein N-like isoform X2 — translation MASMSTQETSSSPSISSTPHWSYDVFLSFYGSDTRKTFADQLYTAMKDRGISVYRDSEELKQGTFIGPKLMKAIEKSRYAITILSRNYAFSSWCLDELVEIVKCMKETRLTILPIFYHVKPSHIRNQTRTFKKAFSKHEKDAEVNKEKIQAWRAALRKVGDIAGWHIHDRYESEVVQEIIDMIFHELNREFPNACEHLVGMDSHVEKMMNLCGTKLDGVRFIGIWGMGGIGKTTLAYFIYKRICRQFEASSFIYNVRETVEKHGIVYLQKQLLSEAFMEKEANIWNHHVGIGLIKKRLPTKKVLLIVDDVDKYEQLQALAGNHDWFSQGSRIIVTTKDKHLLEMCRVDYIYRVEGLANDKSLELFSLTVFNKTTPRKEFLDLSKGFVKYAKGLPLALKVLGSSLIGKTRSVWENYLDQLKENHDGEILDTLEIGYKGLKDTVKNLFLDIACFFKGEDKDRVVDIKGSSCYMDLETLNDKSLITILGRKLWMHDLLQEMGWRIVCRESFQEPGRRSRLWLCEDIFHVLKNNTGTKIVEGMVLNSPLHIEDLNAKAFSNMKRLRMIKICNVHLPQGLSFLSNELRVMEWHDYPLKFMPRHFQPNNLVELIMPRSHIKQLPKEFSNLDKLKLMDLSNSQNLIMTPNFNGLQSLERLILRGCIRLHKLHPSVGSLKRLLELNLDGTAIEELPLTIEDLTSLTLLSLQNCKKLLSFPSVCLPSLKILILKGCNKVQPPKSWLLQGLSRICAPHDLLKYCFFPTQDPTNLLLPRSSGLSFMVSLDLSDCNLLDGALPDDLSCLSLLRSLNLSNNKFTHLPSSISQLSSLKIFELKDCSRLQSLPDLPLSTLYVMAQGCPLENYSNQVMWTSGETGFTTVDFYGNEGEITYSGLFTPVDQLELLWERHVKAAINQDVELGIYSLVTEIPKWFIRQGPPSSVTIPSSDLCTNSYWRGIALSVVCVVSENFNDLFSRLDLKFLAEFNFRSNMNRVRVECYPLVLKRNGFLDASSFTFHVYIPAARLGDHLDDCDCIGASIAIEHPFIEPTKCGVRIVFSQDVEGFAQAIFPDGVQSYPRPGSSISKCQVDMVESSMSKGQNDSNIMQEKKFKCLLSTLYQVSCDLPKTPYFGISFYLTH, via the exons ATGGCTTCCATGAGCACTCAAGAGACTTCTTCTTCACCATCTATTTCTTCAACACCCCATTGGTCATACGATGTTTTCCTCAGTTTCTATGGTTCTGACACCCGCAAGACTTTTGCAGATCAGCTATATACTGCTATGAAAGACAGAGGCATTTCTGTCTATAGGGATAGCGAAGAACTAAAACAAGGGACATTCATTGGTCCAAAGCTCATGAAAGCCATAGAGAAATCCAGGTATGCAATCACAATTCTCTCAAGAAACTAcgctttctcaagttggtgtttGGATGAACTTGTTGAGATTGTCAAATGCATGAAAGAGACGCGGTTGACAATTTTGCCCATTTTCTACCATGTAAAACCATCTCACATTCGAAATCAAACAAGAACTTTTAAAAAAGCCTTCTCTAAGCATGAAAAAGACGCTGAGGTCAATAAAGAGAAGATACAAGCATGGAGAGCTGCTTTAAGAAAAGTAGGAGATATTGCTGGATGGCATATACATGATAG GTATGAATCAGAAGTTGTTCAGGAAATCATTGACATGATATTTCATGAATTAAATCGTGAATTCCCAAATGCTTGTGAGCACCTTGTTGGAATGGACTCTCATGTCGAGAAAATGATGAACCTATGTGGCACTAAACTGGATGGTGTTCGTTTTATAGGGATTTGGGGGATGGGCGGCATTGGTAAGACCACTCTGGcatatttcatttataaaagAATTTGCCGTCAATTTGAAGCTAGTAGCTTTATTTATAATGTTAGAGAAACGGTTGAAAAACATGGTATTGTTTATTTACAAAAACAACTTCTTTCTGAGGCCTTTATGGAAAAAGAAGCAAACATTTGGAATCATCATGTGGGAATCGGATTGATAAAGAAGAGACTACCCACCAAAAAGGTTCTTCttattgttgatgatgttgataaaTATGAACAACTACAAGCATTAGCAGGGAATCATGATTGGTTCAGTCAGGGAAGTAGGATCATTGTAACAACTAAGGATAAGCACCTGTTGGAAATGTGTAGGgtggattatatatatagagtagAGGGACTAGCCAATGATAAATCCCTTGAGCTCTTTAGTTTGACAGTGTTTAATAAAACCACTCCGAGAAAAGAATTTTTGGATTTGTCCAAAGGTTTTGTGAAGTATGCTAAAGGCCTTCCTTTAGCTCTTAAAGTTTTGGGTTCCTCCTTGATTGGTAAAACAAGAAGTGTATGGGAAAATTACTTAGATCAACTAAAAGAAAATCATGATGGAGAAATTCTAGATACACTTGAAATAGGTTATAAGGGATTGAAGGATACTGtcaaaaatctttttctagatattgcatgtttcttcaAAGGGGAGGACAAAGATCGAGTGGTAGATATAAAAGGTTCTAGTTGCTATATGGATTTGGAAACTCTCAATGACAAATCTCTCATTACCATTTTAGGAAGAAAATTgtggatgcatgatttgctaCAAGAAATGGGTTGGAGAATCGTTTGTCGTGAATCATTTCAAGAGCCTGGAAGACGCAGTAGGTTATGGCTTTGTGAGGATATATTCCATGTACTAAAGAACAATACA GGAACAAAAATTGTTGAAGGCATGGTGCTAAACTCGCCTCTGCATATAGAAGACTTGAATGCCAAAGCCTTCTCAAATATGAAAAGACTAAGGATGATTAAAATTTGCAATGTGCACCTTCCACAAGGCCTTAGTTTTCTTTCTAATGAGTTACGAGTGATGGAATGGCACGATTACCCTTTGAAATTCATGCCAAGgcattttcaaccaaacaatcTTGTTGAACTCATTATGCCTCGTAGCCACATTAAGCAACTACCAAAGGAATTTAGT AACTTGGACAAGTTAAAACTCATGGATCTTAGTAACTCCCAAAACTTAATCATGACTCCAAACTTTAATGGACTCCAAAGTCTTGAGAGGCTAATTCTTCGAGGTTGCATAAGATTGCATAAGCTTCACCCATCCGTTGGATCTCTCAAACGCTTGTTAGAGCTTAATTTGGATGGAACTGCTATAGAAGAACTACCTTTAACAATTGAGGATTTGACCAGTCTGACTTTGTTAAGTCTTCAAAATTGCAAAAAACTTTTGAGCTTTCCAAGTGTGTGTTTGCCAtctcttaaaattctcattCTAAAAGGATGTAATAAGGTTCAACCACCTAAATCATGGCTTCTGCAAGGACTCTCCCGCATCTGTGCTCCACAtgatttattgaaatattgCTTCTTCCCTACCCAAGATCCCACCAACTTGTTATTGCCAAGGTCATCTGGGTTAAGCTTCATGGTATCTTTGGATCTAAGTGACTGCAATTTATTAGACGGAGCACTCCCCGATGATCTTAGTTGCTTATCCTTGTTGCGGTCTCTGAATTTGAGCAACAACAAGTTTACACACTTGCCTAGTAGCATTTCTCAGCTTTCTAGtcttaaaatttttgagttGAAAGATTGCAGTAGGCTTCAATCATTGCCAGATCTTCCCTTGAGTACACTATATGTAATGGCACAAGGATGTCCACTGGAAAATTATTCGAATCAAGTTATGTGGACGTCGGGTGAAACAGGATTCACTACTGTTGATTTTTACGGGAATGAAGGAGAAATTACTTACTCAGGTTTGTTTACGCCAGTAGATCAGTTAGAGCTACTGTGGGAAAGACATGTGAag GCGGCAATTAACCAAGATGTTGAACTTGGCATCTATTCACTTGTAACTGAAATTCCAAAGTGGTTCATCCGTCAGGGCCCTCCATCATCTGTAACAATCCCTTCTTCTGATCTATGCACAAATAGTTATTGGAGAGGAATTGCTCTATCTGTTGTTTGTGTAGTctctgaaaattttaatgacCTTTTTTCGAGGCTGGATTTAAAATTTCTTGCAGAGTTCAATTTTCGTTCCAATATGAATAGAGTTCGTGTAGAATGTTATCCTCTAGTCCTAAAGCGCAATGGATTCCTCGATGCTAGTTCATTTACATTTCATGTATACATACCAGCTGCAAGACTTGGAGACCACTTAGATGATTGTGATTGCATTGGTGCTTCGATTGCAATTGAACACCCTTTTATTGAGCCTACAAAGTGTGGTGTGCGTATAGTATTCAGTCAAGATGTGGAAGGGTTTGCACAAGCTATATTCCCAGATGGTGTCCAGAGCTATCCACGTCCTGGAAGTTCCATATCCAAATGCCAGGTTGATATGGTGGAATCTAGCATGTCCAAAGGCCAAAATGACTCAAACATCATGCAAGAAAAAAAGTTCAAGTGTTTGCTTTCGACATTGTATCAGGTTTCCTGTGATCTTCCCAAAACACCATATTTCGGTATCTCATTTTATCTCACTCACTGA
- the LOC126706538 gene encoding TMV resistance protein N-like isoform X1, whose amino-acid sequence MASMSTQETSSSPSISSTPHWSYDVFLSFYGSDTRKTFADQLYTAMKDRGISVYRDSEELKQGTFIGPKLMKAIEKSRYAITILSRNYAFSSWCLDELVEIVKCMKETRLTILPIFYHVKPSHIRNQTRTFKKAFSKHEKDAEVNKEKIQAWRAALRKVGDIAGWHIHDRYESEVVQEIIDMIFHELNREFPNACEHLVGMDSHVEKMMNLCGTKLDGVRFIGIWGMGGIGKTTLAYFIYKRICRQFEASSFIYNVRETVEKHGIVYLQKQLLSEAFMEKEANIWNHHVGIGLIKKRLPTKKVLLIVDDVDKYEQLQALAGNHDWFSQGSRIIVTTKDKHLLEMCRVDYIYRVEGLANDKSLELFSLTVFNKTTPRKEFLDLSKGFVKYAKGLPLALKVLGSSLIGKTRSVWENYLDQLKENHDGEILDTLEIGYKGLKDTVKNLFLDIACFFKGEDKDRVVDIKGSSCYMDLETLNDKSLITILGRKLWMHDLLQEMGWRIVCRESFQEPGRRSRLWLCEDIFHVLKNNTVSGMGTKIVEGMVLNSPLHIEDLNAKAFSNMKRLRMIKICNVHLPQGLSFLSNELRVMEWHDYPLKFMPRHFQPNNLVELIMPRSHIKQLPKEFSNLDKLKLMDLSNSQNLIMTPNFNGLQSLERLILRGCIRLHKLHPSVGSLKRLLELNLDGTAIEELPLTIEDLTSLTLLSLQNCKKLLSFPSVCLPSLKILILKGCNKVQPPKSWLLQGLSRICAPHDLLKYCFFPTQDPTNLLLPRSSGLSFMVSLDLSDCNLLDGALPDDLSCLSLLRSLNLSNNKFTHLPSSISQLSSLKIFELKDCSRLQSLPDLPLSTLYVMAQGCPLENYSNQVMWTSGETGFTTVDFYGNEGEITYSGLFTPVDQLELLWERHVKAAINQDVELGIYSLVTEIPKWFIRQGPPSSVTIPSSDLCTNSYWRGIALSVVCVVSENFNDLFSRLDLKFLAEFNFRSNMNRVRVECYPLVLKRNGFLDASSFTFHVYIPAARLGDHLDDCDCIGASIAIEHPFIEPTKCGVRIVFSQDVEGFAQAIFPDGVQSYPRPGSSISKCQVDMVESSMSKGQNDSNIMQEKKFKCLLSTLYQVSCDLPKTPYFGISFYLTH is encoded by the exons ATGGCTTCCATGAGCACTCAAGAGACTTCTTCTTCACCATCTATTTCTTCAACACCCCATTGGTCATACGATGTTTTCCTCAGTTTCTATGGTTCTGACACCCGCAAGACTTTTGCAGATCAGCTATATACTGCTATGAAAGACAGAGGCATTTCTGTCTATAGGGATAGCGAAGAACTAAAACAAGGGACATTCATTGGTCCAAAGCTCATGAAAGCCATAGAGAAATCCAGGTATGCAATCACAATTCTCTCAAGAAACTAcgctttctcaagttggtgtttGGATGAACTTGTTGAGATTGTCAAATGCATGAAAGAGACGCGGTTGACAATTTTGCCCATTTTCTACCATGTAAAACCATCTCACATTCGAAATCAAACAAGAACTTTTAAAAAAGCCTTCTCTAAGCATGAAAAAGACGCTGAGGTCAATAAAGAGAAGATACAAGCATGGAGAGCTGCTTTAAGAAAAGTAGGAGATATTGCTGGATGGCATATACATGATAG GTATGAATCAGAAGTTGTTCAGGAAATCATTGACATGATATTTCATGAATTAAATCGTGAATTCCCAAATGCTTGTGAGCACCTTGTTGGAATGGACTCTCATGTCGAGAAAATGATGAACCTATGTGGCACTAAACTGGATGGTGTTCGTTTTATAGGGATTTGGGGGATGGGCGGCATTGGTAAGACCACTCTGGcatatttcatttataaaagAATTTGCCGTCAATTTGAAGCTAGTAGCTTTATTTATAATGTTAGAGAAACGGTTGAAAAACATGGTATTGTTTATTTACAAAAACAACTTCTTTCTGAGGCCTTTATGGAAAAAGAAGCAAACATTTGGAATCATCATGTGGGAATCGGATTGATAAAGAAGAGACTACCCACCAAAAAGGTTCTTCttattgttgatgatgttgataaaTATGAACAACTACAAGCATTAGCAGGGAATCATGATTGGTTCAGTCAGGGAAGTAGGATCATTGTAACAACTAAGGATAAGCACCTGTTGGAAATGTGTAGGgtggattatatatatagagtagAGGGACTAGCCAATGATAAATCCCTTGAGCTCTTTAGTTTGACAGTGTTTAATAAAACCACTCCGAGAAAAGAATTTTTGGATTTGTCCAAAGGTTTTGTGAAGTATGCTAAAGGCCTTCCTTTAGCTCTTAAAGTTTTGGGTTCCTCCTTGATTGGTAAAACAAGAAGTGTATGGGAAAATTACTTAGATCAACTAAAAGAAAATCATGATGGAGAAATTCTAGATACACTTGAAATAGGTTATAAGGGATTGAAGGATACTGtcaaaaatctttttctagatattgcatgtttcttcaAAGGGGAGGACAAAGATCGAGTGGTAGATATAAAAGGTTCTAGTTGCTATATGGATTTGGAAACTCTCAATGACAAATCTCTCATTACCATTTTAGGAAGAAAATTgtggatgcatgatttgctaCAAGAAATGGGTTGGAGAATCGTTTGTCGTGAATCATTTCAAGAGCCTGGAAGACGCAGTAGGTTATGGCTTTGTGAGGATATATTCCATGTACTAAAGAACAATACAGTAAGTGGAATG GGAACAAAAATTGTTGAAGGCATGGTGCTAAACTCGCCTCTGCATATAGAAGACTTGAATGCCAAAGCCTTCTCAAATATGAAAAGACTAAGGATGATTAAAATTTGCAATGTGCACCTTCCACAAGGCCTTAGTTTTCTTTCTAATGAGTTACGAGTGATGGAATGGCACGATTACCCTTTGAAATTCATGCCAAGgcattttcaaccaaacaatcTTGTTGAACTCATTATGCCTCGTAGCCACATTAAGCAACTACCAAAGGAATTTAGT AACTTGGACAAGTTAAAACTCATGGATCTTAGTAACTCCCAAAACTTAATCATGACTCCAAACTTTAATGGACTCCAAAGTCTTGAGAGGCTAATTCTTCGAGGTTGCATAAGATTGCATAAGCTTCACCCATCCGTTGGATCTCTCAAACGCTTGTTAGAGCTTAATTTGGATGGAACTGCTATAGAAGAACTACCTTTAACAATTGAGGATTTGACCAGTCTGACTTTGTTAAGTCTTCAAAATTGCAAAAAACTTTTGAGCTTTCCAAGTGTGTGTTTGCCAtctcttaaaattctcattCTAAAAGGATGTAATAAGGTTCAACCACCTAAATCATGGCTTCTGCAAGGACTCTCCCGCATCTGTGCTCCACAtgatttattgaaatattgCTTCTTCCCTACCCAAGATCCCACCAACTTGTTATTGCCAAGGTCATCTGGGTTAAGCTTCATGGTATCTTTGGATCTAAGTGACTGCAATTTATTAGACGGAGCACTCCCCGATGATCTTAGTTGCTTATCCTTGTTGCGGTCTCTGAATTTGAGCAACAACAAGTTTACACACTTGCCTAGTAGCATTTCTCAGCTTTCTAGtcttaaaatttttgagttGAAAGATTGCAGTAGGCTTCAATCATTGCCAGATCTTCCCTTGAGTACACTATATGTAATGGCACAAGGATGTCCACTGGAAAATTATTCGAATCAAGTTATGTGGACGTCGGGTGAAACAGGATTCACTACTGTTGATTTTTACGGGAATGAAGGAGAAATTACTTACTCAGGTTTGTTTACGCCAGTAGATCAGTTAGAGCTACTGTGGGAAAGACATGTGAag GCGGCAATTAACCAAGATGTTGAACTTGGCATCTATTCACTTGTAACTGAAATTCCAAAGTGGTTCATCCGTCAGGGCCCTCCATCATCTGTAACAATCCCTTCTTCTGATCTATGCACAAATAGTTATTGGAGAGGAATTGCTCTATCTGTTGTTTGTGTAGTctctgaaaattttaatgacCTTTTTTCGAGGCTGGATTTAAAATTTCTTGCAGAGTTCAATTTTCGTTCCAATATGAATAGAGTTCGTGTAGAATGTTATCCTCTAGTCCTAAAGCGCAATGGATTCCTCGATGCTAGTTCATTTACATTTCATGTATACATACCAGCTGCAAGACTTGGAGACCACTTAGATGATTGTGATTGCATTGGTGCTTCGATTGCAATTGAACACCCTTTTATTGAGCCTACAAAGTGTGGTGTGCGTATAGTATTCAGTCAAGATGTGGAAGGGTTTGCACAAGCTATATTCCCAGATGGTGTCCAGAGCTATCCACGTCCTGGAAGTTCCATATCCAAATGCCAGGTTGATATGGTGGAATCTAGCATGTCCAAAGGCCAAAATGACTCAAACATCATGCAAGAAAAAAAGTTCAAGTGTTTGCTTTCGACATTGTATCAGGTTTCCTGTGATCTTCCCAAAACACCATATTTCGGTATCTCATTTTATCTCACTCACTGA
- the LOC126706538 gene encoding disease resistance protein RUN1-like isoform X3 gives MASMSTQETSSSPSISSTPHWSYDVFLSFYGSDTRKTFADQLYTAMKDRGISVYRDSEELKQGTFIGPKLMKAIEKSRTFKKAFSKHEKDAEVNKEKIQAWRAALRKVGDIAGWHIHDRYESEVVQEIIDMIFHELNREFPNACEHLVGMDSHVEKMMNLCGTKLDGVRFIGIWGMGGIGKTTLAYFIYKRICRQFEASSFIYNVRETVEKHGIVYLQKQLLSEAFMEKEANIWNHHVGIGLIKKRLPTKKVLLIVDDVDKYEQLQALAGNHDWFSQGSRIIVTTKDKHLLEMCRVDYIYRVEGLANDKSLELFSLTVFNKTTPRKEFLDLSKGFVKYAKGLPLALKVLGSSLIGKTRSVWENYLDQLKENHDGEILDTLEIGYKGLKDTVKNLFLDIACFFKGEDKDRVVDIKGSSCYMDLETLNDKSLITILGRKLWMHDLLQEMGWRIVCRESFQEPGRRSRLWLCEDIFHVLKNNTVSGMGTKIVEGMVLNSPLHIEDLNAKAFSNMKRLRMIKICNVHLPQGLSFLSNELRVMEWHDYPLKFMPRHFQPNNLVELIMPRSHIKQLPKEFSNLDKLKLMDLSNSQNLIMTPNFNGLQSLERLILRGCIRLHKLHPSVGSLKRLLELNLDGTAIEELPLTIEDLTSLTLLSLQNCKKLLSFPSVCLPSLKILILKGCNKVQPPKSWLLQGLSRICAPHDLLKYCFFPTQDPTNLLLPRSSGLSFMVSLDLSDCNLLDGALPDDLSCLSLLRSLNLSNNKFTHLPSSISQLSSLKIFELKDCSRLQSLPDLPLSTLYVMAQGCPLENYSNQVMWTSGETGFTTVDFYGNEGEITYSGLFTPVDQLELLWERHVKAAINQDVELGIYSLVTEIPKWFIRQGPPSSVTIPSSDLCTNSYWRGIALSVVCVVSENFNDLFSRLDLKFLAEFNFRSNMNRVRVECYPLVLKRNGFLDASSFTFHVYIPAARLGDHLDDCDCIGASIAIEHPFIEPTKCGVRIVFSQDVEGFAQAIFPDGVQSYPRPGSSISKCQVDMVESSMSKGQNDSNIMQEKKFKCLLSTLYQVSCDLPKTPYFGISFYLTH, from the exons ATGGCTTCCATGAGCACTCAAGAGACTTCTTCTTCACCATCTATTTCTTCAACACCCCATTGGTCATACGATGTTTTCCTCAGTTTCTATGGTTCTGACACCCGCAAGACTTTTGCAGATCAGCTATATACTGCTATGAAAGACAGAGGCATTTCTGTCTATAGGGATAGCGAAGAACTAAAACAAGGGACATTCATTGGTCCAAAGCTCATGAAAGCCATAGAGAAATCCAG AACTTTTAAAAAAGCCTTCTCTAAGCATGAAAAAGACGCTGAGGTCAATAAAGAGAAGATACAAGCATGGAGAGCTGCTTTAAGAAAAGTAGGAGATATTGCTGGATGGCATATACATGATAG GTATGAATCAGAAGTTGTTCAGGAAATCATTGACATGATATTTCATGAATTAAATCGTGAATTCCCAAATGCTTGTGAGCACCTTGTTGGAATGGACTCTCATGTCGAGAAAATGATGAACCTATGTGGCACTAAACTGGATGGTGTTCGTTTTATAGGGATTTGGGGGATGGGCGGCATTGGTAAGACCACTCTGGcatatttcatttataaaagAATTTGCCGTCAATTTGAAGCTAGTAGCTTTATTTATAATGTTAGAGAAACGGTTGAAAAACATGGTATTGTTTATTTACAAAAACAACTTCTTTCTGAGGCCTTTATGGAAAAAGAAGCAAACATTTGGAATCATCATGTGGGAATCGGATTGATAAAGAAGAGACTACCCACCAAAAAGGTTCTTCttattgttgatgatgttgataaaTATGAACAACTACAAGCATTAGCAGGGAATCATGATTGGTTCAGTCAGGGAAGTAGGATCATTGTAACAACTAAGGATAAGCACCTGTTGGAAATGTGTAGGgtggattatatatatagagtagAGGGACTAGCCAATGATAAATCCCTTGAGCTCTTTAGTTTGACAGTGTTTAATAAAACCACTCCGAGAAAAGAATTTTTGGATTTGTCCAAAGGTTTTGTGAAGTATGCTAAAGGCCTTCCTTTAGCTCTTAAAGTTTTGGGTTCCTCCTTGATTGGTAAAACAAGAAGTGTATGGGAAAATTACTTAGATCAACTAAAAGAAAATCATGATGGAGAAATTCTAGATACACTTGAAATAGGTTATAAGGGATTGAAGGATACTGtcaaaaatctttttctagatattgcatgtttcttcaAAGGGGAGGACAAAGATCGAGTGGTAGATATAAAAGGTTCTAGTTGCTATATGGATTTGGAAACTCTCAATGACAAATCTCTCATTACCATTTTAGGAAGAAAATTgtggatgcatgatttgctaCAAGAAATGGGTTGGAGAATCGTTTGTCGTGAATCATTTCAAGAGCCTGGAAGACGCAGTAGGTTATGGCTTTGTGAGGATATATTCCATGTACTAAAGAACAATACAGTAAGTGGAATG GGAACAAAAATTGTTGAAGGCATGGTGCTAAACTCGCCTCTGCATATAGAAGACTTGAATGCCAAAGCCTTCTCAAATATGAAAAGACTAAGGATGATTAAAATTTGCAATGTGCACCTTCCACAAGGCCTTAGTTTTCTTTCTAATGAGTTACGAGTGATGGAATGGCACGATTACCCTTTGAAATTCATGCCAAGgcattttcaaccaaacaatcTTGTTGAACTCATTATGCCTCGTAGCCACATTAAGCAACTACCAAAGGAATTTAGT AACTTGGACAAGTTAAAACTCATGGATCTTAGTAACTCCCAAAACTTAATCATGACTCCAAACTTTAATGGACTCCAAAGTCTTGAGAGGCTAATTCTTCGAGGTTGCATAAGATTGCATAAGCTTCACCCATCCGTTGGATCTCTCAAACGCTTGTTAGAGCTTAATTTGGATGGAACTGCTATAGAAGAACTACCTTTAACAATTGAGGATTTGACCAGTCTGACTTTGTTAAGTCTTCAAAATTGCAAAAAACTTTTGAGCTTTCCAAGTGTGTGTTTGCCAtctcttaaaattctcattCTAAAAGGATGTAATAAGGTTCAACCACCTAAATCATGGCTTCTGCAAGGACTCTCCCGCATCTGTGCTCCACAtgatttattgaaatattgCTTCTTCCCTACCCAAGATCCCACCAACTTGTTATTGCCAAGGTCATCTGGGTTAAGCTTCATGGTATCTTTGGATCTAAGTGACTGCAATTTATTAGACGGAGCACTCCCCGATGATCTTAGTTGCTTATCCTTGTTGCGGTCTCTGAATTTGAGCAACAACAAGTTTACACACTTGCCTAGTAGCATTTCTCAGCTTTCTAGtcttaaaatttttgagttGAAAGATTGCAGTAGGCTTCAATCATTGCCAGATCTTCCCTTGAGTACACTATATGTAATGGCACAAGGATGTCCACTGGAAAATTATTCGAATCAAGTTATGTGGACGTCGGGTGAAACAGGATTCACTACTGTTGATTTTTACGGGAATGAAGGAGAAATTACTTACTCAGGTTTGTTTACGCCAGTAGATCAGTTAGAGCTACTGTGGGAAAGACATGTGAag GCGGCAATTAACCAAGATGTTGAACTTGGCATCTATTCACTTGTAACTGAAATTCCAAAGTGGTTCATCCGTCAGGGCCCTCCATCATCTGTAACAATCCCTTCTTCTGATCTATGCACAAATAGTTATTGGAGAGGAATTGCTCTATCTGTTGTTTGTGTAGTctctgaaaattttaatgacCTTTTTTCGAGGCTGGATTTAAAATTTCTTGCAGAGTTCAATTTTCGTTCCAATATGAATAGAGTTCGTGTAGAATGTTATCCTCTAGTCCTAAAGCGCAATGGATTCCTCGATGCTAGTTCATTTACATTTCATGTATACATACCAGCTGCAAGACTTGGAGACCACTTAGATGATTGTGATTGCATTGGTGCTTCGATTGCAATTGAACACCCTTTTATTGAGCCTACAAAGTGTGGTGTGCGTATAGTATTCAGTCAAGATGTGGAAGGGTTTGCACAAGCTATATTCCCAGATGGTGTCCAGAGCTATCCACGTCCTGGAAGTTCCATATCCAAATGCCAGGTTGATATGGTGGAATCTAGCATGTCCAAAGGCCAAAATGACTCAAACATCATGCAAGAAAAAAAGTTCAAGTGTTTGCTTTCGACATTGTATCAGGTTTCCTGTGATCTTCCCAAAACACCATATTTCGGTATCTCATTTTATCTCACTCACTGA